Proteins found in one Isachenkonia alkalipeptolytica genomic segment:
- a CDS encoding TRAP transporter permease → MSNEEKKNLQEEVEVDVDEKLAEFDVSSNVRKLTGKLAMVIAIIAIAMSLFHLYTAGFGILLAMKQRAVHLMFVLVLGFLLYPASKRFDKTKIQFFDWILAAAGIMVTAYIIMMFDQLVLRMGRPTDLDMLMGVITILLVLEVTRRSIGPQLPIIAVIFLIYTYVGPYIPGMLGHRGYSVQRIVNQMYMTTEGIFGTPLGVSATFVFMFILFGSFLEITGVGQFFIDIAFAGAGTRKGGPAKAAVIASGFMGSISGSSIANTVTTGAFTIPLMKKVGYQPTFAGAVEAAASTGGQILPPIMGAAAFIMSEFTGIPYIQIVISAVVPALLYYLGVITMVHLQASKKGLEGMKKEDLPDFKKVLKDGFHLFIPLIAVVFLLVRFSPLRAAYWSIVIALVVSMFRKHTRVNISKILYALQDGAKKAIGVAAACACAGIIVGVVTLTGLGLTFANLIVGLAGGMLLPTLFLTMLASIILGLGLPTTAKYIVLATMAVPALLVLDVPLLAAHLFVLYFGVIADVTPPVALAAYAGAGIAGGDSFKTGVSALKLASAGFLIPYIFAMSPELLLIDVTFFEAALAIITACLGVVAFGAAVQGYLLTTTRFYERIMFLAAALLLIHPDKLIDLGGFVILVVVVALQVVRNREGKATVQES, encoded by the coding sequence TTGTCTAATGAGGAAAAGAAGAATTTGCAGGAAGAGGTAGAGGTGGATGTGGATGAGAAATTAGCGGAGTTTGATGTTTCATCCAATGTACGGAAGCTTACTGGAAAGCTGGCCATGGTGATTGCCATTATTGCCATCGCCATGTCTTTATTTCACTTATACACTGCGGGTTTTGGCATCCTGTTGGCCATGAAACAGCGGGCAGTGCATTTAATGTTTGTGCTGGTACTGGGTTTTTTATTGTACCCTGCCAGTAAACGATTTGATAAAACAAAAATTCAATTTTTCGATTGGATTTTAGCCGCAGCCGGCATTATGGTTACCGCATATATCATAATGATGTTTGATCAGCTGGTATTGAGAATGGGACGACCCACGGACCTGGATATGCTAATGGGCGTGATCACCATCCTATTAGTGTTGGAAGTGACTCGACGGAGTATTGGTCCTCAGCTGCCGATTATTGCGGTAATCTTTTTAATCTATACCTATGTAGGCCCTTATATTCCCGGAATGTTGGGACACCGGGGTTACTCGGTACAACGTATAGTAAATCAGATGTATATGACCACCGAGGGAATATTCGGAACCCCCCTGGGGGTTTCCGCCACCTTCGTTTTCATGTTCATCCTCTTCGGATCCTTTCTCGAGATTACCGGAGTGGGCCAGTTCTTTATTGATATCGCTTTCGCCGGAGCGGGAACCCGTAAAGGGGGACCGGCAAAGGCCGCGGTTATTGCCAGCGGGTTTATGGGATCCATTTCCGGAAGCTCCATTGCCAACACCGTAACCACCGGAGCCTTTACCATTCCCCTGATGAAAAAGGTCGGTTATCAGCCCACCTTTGCCGGCGCCGTGGAAGCCGCAGCTTCCACCGGGGGACAAATTTTACCGCCGATTATGGGAGCCGCAGCCTTTATCATGTCGGAGTTTACGGGGATCCCCTATATTCAAATTGTGATCAGTGCCGTAGTTCCCGCCCTGCTGTATTATCTTGGGGTCATTACCATGGTACACCTTCAGGCATCGAAAAAAGGCTTGGAAGGAATGAAAAAAGAAGATCTGCCGGACTTTAAAAAAGTGTTAAAGGATGGATTCCATCTATTTATTCCTTTAATCGCCGTCGTTTTTCTATTAGTCAGATTCTCCCCCTTAAGAGCCGCCTATTGGAGTATTGTCATCGCCCTAGTGGTCAGTATGTTTAGAAAACACACCCGGGTCAATATCTCGAAAATCCTTTACGCTCTTCAGGATGGAGCGAAAAAAGCAATCGGTGTTGCCGCGGCCTGTGCCTGTGCCGGAATCATTGTGGGAGTGGTAACTTTAACCGGCCTCGGTTTAACCTTTGCAAACTTAATCGTTGGTTTAGCCGGAGGAATGTTACTTCCCACGCTGTTCTTAACGATGTTGGCATCCATTATACTTGGCCTTGGGCTGCCTACCACGGCGAAGTATATCGTCCTTGCAACCATGGCGGTACCGGCCTTATTAGTATTGGACGTGCCCCTACTGGCCGCCCATTTATTCGTACTGTATTTTGGGGTAATCGCAGATGTAACCCCACCGGTAGCCTTAGCCGCCTATGCCGGGGCTGGGATCGCCGGAGGAGACTCCTTTAAAACCGGAGTGTCGGCTTTAAAACTAGCCTCCGCAGGATTTTTGATCCCTTACATTTTTGCTATGAGTCCTGAACTATTGTTAATTGACGTGACATTTTTTGAAGCGGCCTTAGCCATTATCACGGCGTGTCTTGGGGTGGTAGCCTTTGGCGCCGCAGTGCAGGGTTATCTTTTAACCACCACACGATTCTATGAACGGATCATGTTCCTGGCCGCCGCCTTGTTGTTAATTCACCCGGATAAGT
- a CDS encoding DUF1850 domain-containing protein: MLSISMVIIFLVWPVKGLGLSTEEEFLFFIPEKNFEEFAIIYDHSVMRTEVKDVFTLDGGEILLLRTEYQSFGAGLPTEAFESFEKVDGRYINQGIHRRIPQIRMRTGRTTEHRLIYNEESEIYFDEFLEKGALIVIEEKTMTTLESLFY; encoded by the coding sequence ATGCTATCGATATCAATGGTGATAATCTTTCTTGTTTGGCCGGTGAAAGGCCTGGGTCTCAGCACAGAGGAAGAATTTTTATTTTTCATTCCCGAAAAAAATTTCGAAGAGTTTGCAATTATCTATGACCACTCGGTAATGCGTACGGAAGTTAAGGATGTCTTCACCCTGGATGGGGGAGAAATTCTGCTGCTTCGAACGGAGTACCAGTCCTTTGGTGCAGGGCTGCCCACAGAAGCCTTTGAAAGTTTCGAGAAAGTGGATGGTCGATACATTAATCAAGGTATTCATAGGCGGATCCCTCAAATTCGTATGAGAACAGGAAGAACCACGGAACATCGGTTAATTTACAACGAAGAATCGGAAATTTATTTTGATGAGTTCCTGGAAAAGGGAGCGTTGATAGTGATTGAAGAAAAGACCATGACAACTTTGGAGAGTCTGTTTTATTGA
- a CDS encoding TAXI family TRAP transporter solute-binding subunit — MKKRRIFTLLLISVFVLSIFMVGCGNGDNGENGEVEEGSESPDRVAIATGGTTGVYYPLGGAFANIISDNVDGVTANAESTGASVENVNLLNDGDVDFAMVQNDISYYAYEGIEMFEAEEPMENLRGLATLYPETIQIVADAGAGIEAIEDLEGKRVAVGAPGSGTEANARQILEAHGITYDDFTPDYLSFAEASDNLRDGNVDAAFVTAGTPTAAITDLSTQHSVVLVPIAQDKIDEIIADYPYYAQVEIEGGTYRNQDDSVDAVAVMAMLTVRAELSEDIVYDITKALFENLDALENAHARGGDVSLEDALEGMSLEIHPGTQRYFDEVE, encoded by the coding sequence ATGAAAAAACGGCGTATCTTTACCCTATTGTTGATCAGTGTTTTTGTACTGTCCATATTCATGGTAGGATGTGGGAATGGGGACAACGGTGAGAACGGAGAGGTAGAAGAAGGCTCTGAAAGCCCGGATCGGGTAGCCATTGCAACCGGCGGTACAACCGGGGTTTATTATCCCTTGGGAGGGGCATTTGCCAATATTATTTCCGATAATGTTGACGGTGTAACCGCTAATGCAGAATCTACGGGAGCTTCCGTGGAAAATGTTAACCTGTTAAATGACGGAGACGTTGATTTTGCCATGGTACAAAATGATATTTCCTATTATGCCTATGAGGGAATTGAAATGTTTGAAGCGGAAGAACCGATGGAAAACCTACGAGGGTTAGCCACTCTTTATCCCGAAACGATTCAAATCGTTGCGGATGCCGGTGCTGGAATTGAAGCCATCGAGGATTTAGAAGGCAAAAGAGTTGCAGTAGGGGCACCGGGAAGCGGAACGGAAGCGAATGCCCGACAGATTCTCGAAGCCCACGGTATTACCTATGATGACTTTACCCCGGACTACCTGTCCTTTGCTGAGGCTTCCGACAATCTCCGAGACGGAAATGTGGACGCGGCCTTTGTAACCGCAGGAACTCCAACCGCAGCCATCACGGACCTTTCGACCCAACACAGTGTGGTACTGGTTCCGATCGCCCAAGATAAAATCGATGAAATAATTGCCGACTACCCATACTATGCCCAAGTAGAAATCGAAGGGGGCACGTACCGAAATCAAGATGATTCGGTGGATGCCGTAGCGGTAATGGCCATGCTTACCGTAAGAGCGGAACTGTCTGAGGATATTGTATATGATATTACGAAAGCGTTATTTGAAAACTTAGACGCCCTGGAAAATGCCCATGCTCGAGGCGGAGATGTCAGTCTGGAAGATGCCCTTGAGGGAATGTCTCTAGAGATTCACCCCGGCACTCAGCGATATTTTGATGAAGTGGAATAG
- a CDS encoding response regulator, whose amino-acid sequence MNYESKIFVVDDDSGVRRMVSNIIEEEGIGQVIGEAEDGMQAIDQVMDLQPDLVMIDLLMPELDGIETIKKLRKSGYGGTFVLLSKITDKMMVREAYRAGVEFYIQKPINKEEVSHVVKKVLRYKGMEKTFQNLQFFLNNQDLSHSPQEGKPKTPGNYLTKQDKANNIAENIAMDLGILSQSGSGDILEAMSILAAMDYPEDMKLLQNLKLLYEKIGERYEKSDNRDVARGEKAIERRIRRTIEYALNNLANLGIEDYHHPKFERFGHRLFDFAALREEMLRIQKKSDKKPKINVKRFLEGMLREVKQEDFY is encoded by the coding sequence GTGAATTATGAAAGTAAAATTTTTGTGGTGGATGACGACTCCGGGGTTCGGAGAATGGTTTCGAACATTATTGAAGAAGAGGGGATCGGTCAGGTGATCGGGGAAGCGGAAGACGGTATGCAAGCCATCGATCAGGTGATGGATCTGCAGCCGGACCTTGTCATGATCGATTTGTTGATGCCGGAGCTGGACGGAATTGAAACCATAAAAAAACTCAGGAAATCAGGCTATGGAGGCACCTTCGTATTATTATCAAAGATCACCGATAAAATGATGGTTCGGGAAGCCTATCGGGCGGGGGTGGAATTCTACATTCAAAAACCCATTAATAAAGAAGAAGTCTCCCATGTGGTAAAAAAAGTTCTTCGGTATAAGGGAATGGAAAAAACTTTTCAGAACCTCCAGTTTTTCTTAAACAACCAGGATTTAAGTCATTCCCCCCAGGAAGGAAAGCCGAAAACTCCGGGGAACTATTTAACGAAACAGGATAAAGCCAACAATATCGCGGAAAATATTGCAATGGATCTCGGGATTTTAAGTCAAAGCGGCAGCGGGGACATTCTAGAAGCCATGAGCATTTTAGCCGCCATGGACTATCCGGAAGATATGAAACTTTTGCAAAACCTAAAACTGCTCTATGAAAAGATTGGAGAGCGCTATGAAAAAAGTGATAACCGGGATGTGGCCCGGGGAGAAAAGGCTATTGAAAGAAGAATACGAAGAACCATTGAATATGCCTTGAACAACCTGGCAAATCTCGGCATTGAAGATTATCATCATCCGAAGTTTGAGCGCTTCGGCCATCGGTTGTTTGATTTTGCCGCCCTTCGGGAAGAGATGTTAAGAATCCAAAAGAAATCGGATAAAAAACCGAAAATAAACGTGAAACGGTTTTTAGAGGGGATGCTACGGGAAGTGAAACAGGAGGATTTTTATTAA
- a CDS encoding ATP-binding protein, with protein sequence MNKKVLKDVLLVVIFTVFAAQLRVHPFDTTFRIGLGVIVFAMGCLYKKDIPVLWTGVLVSLAILGFRTGMSVWGGDIALSSAFLTHIPGSLYYAFFAALLKYSKVLSLEHQPIQRGIVLGFMDFTSNVFEIMLRFLLLQEWIVGDSIGMHLLSLLIIGMLRMFLVTGLYSTTQNQRLRLMQRAENKKLEELVLLTSSLQAEVFYLQKSAQDMDRLTKESYEIYKSLMEKKERLLGRKALEISRMMHEVKHDYTRINTGLKKLLKTPEHTDYTFSEVLDLSIKVHQNYSIDTDKHIHFTRDLQVDFAPKDPLVWTSILNNIIANGVEAIPRRGNIHIELYEEEKELILKILDNGRGIDPKDSKHIFIPGFSNKLDEASGCYSNGLGLSHVENLVEFFNGSIEVSSEKEKGTTFLIQVAKNNVIRGENSEL encoded by the coding sequence ATGAATAAAAAAGTCTTAAAAGATGTATTGCTTGTGGTTATTTTCACGGTTTTTGCAGCACAGCTTCGAGTGCACCCCTTTGATACCACTTTTCGTATAGGGCTTGGGGTAATCGTATTTGCCATGGGCTGTTTATATAAAAAAGACATCCCGGTCCTTTGGACCGGAGTCTTGGTTTCCCTGGCGATCTTAGGTTTTCGTACCGGGATGAGTGTATGGGGTGGGGATATAGCCTTATCCTCCGCTTTCTTAACCCATATTCCCGGCTCTCTATACTATGCTTTCTTTGCGGCTCTACTAAAATACTCCAAGGTGCTTTCCTTAGAGCATCAACCGATACAGCGCGGGATTGTGCTTGGGTTTATGGACTTCACCTCTAATGTTTTCGAAATTATGCTACGGTTCCTCCTTTTGCAGGAGTGGATTGTGGGAGACTCCATAGGGATGCACCTGTTGAGCCTGTTGATCATCGGAATGCTTCGGATGTTTCTTGTAACCGGACTTTACTCCACCACCCAAAACCAACGATTACGACTGATGCAGCGGGCAGAGAATAAGAAGCTTGAAGAGTTGGTTCTTTTAACCAGCTCTTTGCAGGCGGAGGTGTTTTATCTTCAAAAGTCGGCCCAGGACATGGATCGATTAACAAAGGAAAGCTATGAAATCTACAAATCCCTGATGGAAAAAAAGGAGCGGTTGTTAGGAAGGAAAGCCTTAGAGATTTCCCGAATGATGCATGAAGTAAAGCACGACTATACCCGAATTAATACGGGACTGAAAAAACTGTTAAAGACTCCGGAGCATACGGATTATACTTTTTCCGAAGTATTGGACTTATCCATCAAAGTACATCAGAATTATAGTATTGATACCGATAAACATATTCACTTCACTCGGGATTTACAGGTGGATTTTGCGCCTAAAGACCCCCTGGTATGGACTTCGATTTTGAACAATATTATTGCCAACGGGGTGGAGGCCATCCCCAGAAGAGGAAATATTCATATTGAACTTTACGAAGAAGAAAAGGAGTTGATTTTAAAAATCCTGGATAACGGCAGGGGCATTGACCCCAAGGATAGCAAGCACATCTTCATCCCGGGATTTTCCAACAAGCTCGATGAAGCTTCCGGCTGCTACTCCAATGGTTTGGGATTATCCCATGTGGAAAATCTGGTGGAATTTTTCAATGGAAGCATAGAGGTTTCCAGTGAAAAAGAAAAAGGAACGACTTTTCTCATTCAGGTGGCAAAAAATAATGTGATTCGAGGTGAAAACAGTGAATTATGA
- the nifJ gene encoding pyruvate:ferredoxin (flavodoxin) oxidoreductase has product MARKTQTMDGNAAASYVSYAFTDVAAIYPITPSSNMAENVDEWSANGMKNIFGQQVRVSELQSEGGAAGAVHGSLQGGALTTTYTASQGLLLMVPNMYKIAGELLPGVFHVSARALAGHALSIFGDHSDVMATRQTGCAMLASGSVQEVIDLGGIAHLAAIKSSVPFVHFFDGFRTSHEMQKVELIEYDELEELVDKEKIKEFRNKSLNPQSPVLRGTAQNPDVFFQAKEASNPYYTDLPDVVNDYMEKISKKVGREYKPFTYYGAKDADRVVIAMGSVTETIEETVDYLMEKGEKVGAIKVHLYRPFSAKYFFDVFPSTAKRIAVMDRTKEPGALGEPLYQDIQSIFYTKEERPMIVGGRYGLGSKDTTPSQIKAVFDNLKEETPKNGFTVGINDDVTHLSIDMKDKIVTEPQGTIRCKFWGLGSDGTVGANKEAIKIIGENTDKYAQAYFSYDSKKSGGVTVSHLRFGDEPIRSTYLIDEADYIACHNQAYVNQYDLAKGLKKGGTFLLNCMWTPEELNEKLPESLKNYIKENDINFYVINGTKIAEEIGLGNRINMVMQSAFFKLSEVIDANEAADFLKKAIVKAYGSKGEKIVSMNQKAVDEGMNALVKIEKDVIDNWSGGGGSQAASGKKPAFIKDILEPMNAQKGDELPVSSFADRADGTFPLGTTEFEKRGIAVNVPEWQKETCIQCNQCAYVCPHAAIRPVILTEEERKNAPQEMETLKAMGKEFAGYEYKIQVTPLDCTGCGNCADICPAPKGKALIMKPMEEQVAKEKENWDYAMTLENRAHLTNTENLKGSQFKQPLFQFSGACAGCGETPYVKLITQLFGDRMVIANATGCSSIYGGSAPSVPFCKNDEGEGPAWANSLFEDNAEYGYGMKLAALQIRDKIENLMKEANVSDELEKVFHKWMENKDEGKGSKEATIEMLPLLEKEKNVPEVAEILDKKNYLIKNSQWILGGDGWAYDIGFGGLDHVLASGEDVNVLVMDTEVYSNTGGQSSKASPTAAVAKFAASGKKTKKKDLGMMMTNYGYVYVAQIAMGADKNQALKAIKEAEAYKGPSVIIAYSPCIAHGISSGMGATQKQQKEAVEAGYWHLYRYNPLLKEQGKNPFVLDSKEPTKSFKDFLMSEVRYASLTKTFPEVAEELFKRSEEEAMERYEGYKKMAEQD; this is encoded by the coding sequence ATGGCAAGAAAAACACAAACCATGGATGGTAATGCTGCAGCATCCTATGTATCCTATGCTTTTACCGATGTGGCAGCGATCTATCCGATTACCCCTTCGTCAAACATGGCAGAAAATGTTGATGAATGGAGTGCCAACGGCATGAAGAATATTTTCGGACAGCAAGTACGCGTCTCAGAACTACAATCCGAGGGTGGTGCCGCAGGAGCGGTACACGGTTCCTTACAAGGAGGAGCCCTTACAACGACCTATACCGCATCTCAAGGATTACTGCTTATGGTTCCGAACATGTATAAAATCGCGGGTGAACTGTTACCGGGAGTATTCCATGTAAGTGCCCGGGCCTTAGCGGGTCATGCTCTATCCATTTTCGGGGATCATTCCGATGTTATGGCAACACGTCAAACCGGATGTGCCATGCTTGCCTCGGGAAGTGTCCAGGAAGTGATTGACCTTGGAGGCATCGCTCACTTAGCCGCGATTAAATCCAGTGTACCCTTCGTACATTTCTTTGACGGTTTCAGAACCTCTCACGAAATGCAAAAAGTTGAACTGATCGAGTACGATGAGTTGGAAGAACTTGTGGACAAAGAAAAAATTAAAGAGTTTAGAAACAAATCCTTAAATCCTCAAAGTCCCGTGCTTCGGGGTACGGCTCAAAACCCGGATGTTTTTTTCCAAGCGAAGGAAGCGTCGAATCCTTATTACACGGACTTACCCGATGTAGTAAATGACTACATGGAAAAAATCAGCAAAAAAGTAGGCAGAGAGTACAAGCCCTTTACCTATTACGGAGCGAAAGATGCAGACCGGGTGGTTATAGCCATGGGATCGGTTACGGAAACCATTGAGGAAACCGTGGACTATTTAATGGAAAAAGGAGAAAAGGTCGGAGCAATAAAAGTACACCTTTACCGACCCTTCTCTGCAAAATATTTCTTTGATGTATTCCCGAGTACAGCTAAAAGAATCGCAGTAATGGACCGAACCAAAGAACCGGGAGCCTTAGGAGAGCCGTTATACCAGGATATCCAAAGTATTTTCTACACCAAGGAAGAGCGACCAATGATCGTTGGAGGAAGATATGGACTTGGTTCGAAAGACACTACCCCAAGCCAGATTAAAGCGGTGTTTGACAACTTAAAGGAAGAAACACCGAAAAACGGCTTTACCGTAGGAATCAACGATGATGTAACCCACTTAAGCATAGACATGAAAGACAAGATTGTGACAGAACCTCAAGGAACCATTCGATGTAAATTCTGGGGACTGGGATCCGACGGTACCGTGGGAGCCAACAAAGAAGCGATCAAAATTATCGGAGAGAATACGGATAAGTATGCCCAGGCTTACTTCTCCTATGACTCGAAAAAATCCGGTGGCGTTACCGTATCCCACTTAAGATTTGGAGACGAGCCGATTCGATCCACCTATCTCATTGATGAGGCTGACTATATTGCCTGTCATAACCAAGCCTATGTCAATCAGTATGACTTGGCAAAGGGACTGAAAAAAGGCGGAACCTTCCTTCTGAACTGTATGTGGACACCGGAGGAATTAAATGAGAAGTTACCGGAAAGCCTTAAAAACTATATCAAGGAAAATGATATCAACTTCTACGTTATAAACGGTACGAAAATCGCCGAGGAGATCGGTCTTGGCAATCGGATCAACATGGTTATGCAATCCGCATTCTTTAAGCTGTCCGAGGTTATTGACGCAAATGAAGCGGCGGATTTCCTGAAAAAAGCCATTGTCAAAGCTTATGGCAGCAAAGGAGAAAAAATTGTTTCCATGAACCAAAAAGCCGTTGATGAAGGGATGAATGCCCTTGTGAAGATTGAAAAAGATGTAATCGACAACTGGTCCGGCGGAGGCGGCAGCCAAGCTGCTTCTGGAAAGAAACCAGCGTTTATCAAGGATATTTTAGAGCCTATGAATGCACAAAAAGGAGACGAACTACCGGTAAGTTCCTTTGCAGATCGGGCCGACGGAACCTTCCCGCTGGGAACTACGGAGTTTGAAAAGCGTGGAATTGCGGTTAATGTTCCCGAGTGGCAAAAAGAAACCTGTATTCAATGTAACCAATGTGCCTATGTTTGTCCCCATGCGGCGATTCGACCGGTAATTCTAACGGAAGAAGAACGGAAGAATGCGCCTCAGGAAATGGAAACCCTAAAGGCCATGGGCAAAGAATTTGCAGGATACGAGTACAAGATTCAAGTAACCCCGCTGGATTGTACCGGCTGTGGAAACTGTGCGGATATTTGTCCCGCACCGAAGGGTAAAGCCCTGATCATGAAGCCTATGGAAGAGCAAGTGGCTAAGGAAAAAGAAAACTGGGATTATGCCATGACCTTGGAAAATCGAGCCCACTTAACCAATACGGAAAACTTGAAGGGCTCTCAATTTAAGCAGCCACTGTTCCAATTCTCTGGAGCCTGTGCCGGTTGTGGAGAAACTCCCTATGTGAAGCTAATCACCCAACTGTTTGGAGATCGAATGGTTATTGCCAATGCCACCGGCTGTTCTTCAATCTATGGGGGAAGTGCACCTTCGGTACCCTTCTGCAAAAACGATGAAGGAGAAGGACCTGCTTGGGCAAACTCCTTATTCGAAGATAATGCGGAATACGGTTATGGTATGAAGCTGGCAGCTCTACAAATCCGAGATAAGATTGAAAACCTGATGAAGGAAGCCAATGTTTCCGATGAACTGGAAAAAGTCTTCCACAAGTGGATGGAAAACAAGGATGAGGGCAAAGGTTCTAAGGAAGCCACCATCGAAATGCTTCCCTTATTGGAAAAAGAAAAGAATGTTCCGGAAGTTGCGGAAATTCTTGACAAGAAAAATTATTTAATTAAGAATTCTCAGTGGATCCTCGGTGGAGACGGATGGGCCTATGACATCGGATTCGGAGGACTGGACCATGTACTGGCATCGGGAGAAGACGTAAACGTTCTGGTTATGGATACCGAAGTATACTCCAATACCGGAGGTCAATCCTCTAAAGCCTCCCCAACGGCGGCAGTTGCCAAGTTTGCGGCCTCGGGTAAGAAGACCAAGAAGAAGGACTTAGGTATGATGATGACCAATTACGGCTACGTATATGTGGCACAAATTGCTATGGGAGCCGATAAGAATCAAGCATTAAAAGCCATCAAAGAAGCGGAAGCTTATAAGGGACCTTCCGTAATCATCGCGTACTCTCCTTGTATTGCCCACGGAATTTCCAGTGGGATGGGAGCAACCCAAAAGCAGCAAAAAGAAGCAGTGGAAGCCGGTTACTGGCATCTGTACCGATACAATCCCTTGCTGAAGGAACAGGGTAAGAATCCTTTTGTACTGGATTCCAAGGAGCCGACGAAATCCTTTAAAGATTTCTTAATGAGTGAGGTTCGATACGCTTCCTTGACCAAAACCTTCCCCGAGGTTGCGGAAGAACTGTTTAAGCGTTCAGAGGAAGAAGCTATGGAACGATATGAAGGTTATAAGAAAATGGCGGAACAAGATTAA
- a CDS encoding ATP-binding protein yields MKKILHLIKDKRPLQVRLLVLFLILIYLPILFNVFFIQRQTLNAVKDDKLMNMEASLENTGTSIDQAAEDIAQLLEDRSNQPGIQKGVEDYSLLPEQARENFHGYMERQLSDIENASPYLAHSSVFSLEGDHFAGEDIWHENFTESPLYQDMMAEALAEGWHFLPPEEAFTSSYHEETSSEDFPHTFLYVQSLENLEGTSPVGYVVSVIHQESFQELYQNVFLGEGGSLALWSRDNQPLSRDGVESFPSEIQGRVFENQDFQTFDAEGEPTVFYQLSLDSFPGQLTARIPEASLTQSIEGPLRLNLYLMIFISTLISIWILVEIIIISNMATEKEKAHYRLTLSEELNEKLRMYKHDFSNHLQIIQGLIHLGHSDRALKYLNKISGQGKMIYDTYEIGIPELEVVMYDAYMQGKEQGIEVNIQTMELPSTLPINIYDLVKGLTNLIKNAFEAMEAYPEKDRSLSIEIFEENKAYVFKVSNNLPLIPSEDRERIFEKGFTTKKKGDGFGLYMVRSLIEKHQGTVDLIVNDGGNHFYLRIPKEK; encoded by the coding sequence ATGAAAAAAATTCTGCATTTAATCAAGGACAAGCGGCCTTTACAGGTTCGTTTGCTTGTTCTTTTCCTAATCTTGATTTACCTTCCCATTTTATTTAATGTGTTTTTTATCCAACGACAGACCCTTAACGCCGTGAAAGATGACAAGTTAATGAACATGGAAGCTTCATTAGAAAACACCGGTACTTCCATCGATCAAGCCGCGGAGGATATCGCCCAGCTTCTCGAGGACCGTTCCAATCAACCGGGTATTCAAAAAGGGGTGGAGGATTATTCCCTGCTTCCGGAGCAAGCCCGGGAAAACTTTCACGGCTATATGGAACGACAGCTCTCTGATATAGAGAACGCCTCCCCTTATCTGGCCCACAGCAGTGTTTTCTCCTTAGAGGGGGATCATTTTGCCGGAGAGGATATTTGGCATGAGAACTTTACCGAAAGTCCCCTCTATCAGGATATGATGGCCGAAGCCCTGGCGGAGGGATGGCACTTTCTGCCCCCGGAGGAAGCCTTTACTTCCTCTTACCATGAAGAGACAAGCAGCGAAGATTTCCCTCACACCTTTCTTTACGTTCAAAGTCTGGAAAATCTGGAGGGAACCAGTCCTGTCGGGTATGTGGTTTCCGTCATTCACCAGGAGAGCTTTCAAGAGCTCTATCAAAATGTGTTTCTGGGAGAGGGCGGCAGTTTAGCCCTTTGGAGCCGTGACAATCAACCACTGAGTCGGGACGGGGTGGAAAGCTTTCCTTCGGAGATTCAAGGGAGAGTGTTTGAGAACCAGGATTTTCAAACCTTCGACGCCGAGGGAGAACCTACGGTCTTCTATCAGTTGTCCCTGGATTCTTTCCCTGGACAGTTAACCGCAAGAATCCCCGAGGCTTCCTTGACCCAGTCTATTGAAGGCCCCCTTAGACTAAACCTCTACTTAATGATTTTTATTAGTACCTTGATTTCCATTTGGATTTTAGTTGAAATCATTATCATTTCCAACATGGCCACAGAAAAGGAAAAGGCCCACTACCGCTTAACCTTAAGTGAAGAACTGAATGAGAAACTTCGAATGTATAAACATGATTTTTCCAACCACCTGCAGATCATTCAAGGATTAATTCATCTGGGTCACAGCGATCGGGCGTTGAAATACTTAAACAAGATCTCCGGCCAGGGTAAAATGATTTATGACACTTATGAAATCGGTATTCCCGAACTGGAGGTGGTCATGTACGATGCCTATATGCAAGGAAAGGAACAGGGGATCGAGGTCAATATTCAAACCATGGAACTTCCCAGCACCCTACCGATTAACATTTATGACCTGGTTAAGGGGCTTACCAATTTAATTAAGAATGCCTTTGAGGCTATGGAAGCCTACCCTGAAAAAGATCGCAGCCTAAGCATCGAAATATTTGAAGAAAACAAGGCTTATGTCTTTAAAGTAAGCAACAATCTTCCGTTAATTCCCTCAGAAGATCGGGAGCGCATCTTTGAGAAAGGCTTTACCACCAAGAAAAAGGGCGACGGTTTTGGTCTATATATGGTCCGGTCTTTAATCGAAAAGCATCAGGGCACCGTGGATTTAATCGTCAATGACGGGGGCAACCATTTTTATTTACGAATCCCCAAAGAAAAATAG